A window of Sulfurimonas gotlandica GD1 contains these coding sequences:
- the rpsL gene encoding 30S ribosomal protein S12 produces MPTINQLIRNERKRVVKKSKSPALVSCPQRRGVCTRVYTTTPKKPNSALRKVAKVRLTSGFEVISYIGGEGHNLQEHSIVLVRGGRIKDLPGVKYHIVRGALDTAGVANRTVARSKYGTKRPKVK; encoded by the coding sequence ATGCCTACAATCAATCAATTGATACGTAATGAGCGTAAACGTGTGGTTAAGAAATCTAAATCACCTGCTCTTGTATCTTGTCCACAGCGTCGTGGTGTATGTACTCGTGTTTACACAACTACACCAAAAAAACCTAACTCGGCTTTAAGAAAAGTTGCAAAAGTTAGATTAACTTCAGGTTTCGAAGTTATTTCTTATATCGGTGGTGAGGGTCATAATCTTCAAGAACACTCAATCGTTCTTGTTCGTGGTGGTCGTATTAAAGATTTACCGGGTGTTAAGTACCATATCGTTCGTGGTGCGTTAGATACTGCTGGTGTTGCTAACCGTACGGTTGCTCGTTCTAAATATGGAACAAAAAGACCAAAAGTAAAATAA